A genomic window from Nicotiana sylvestris chromosome 11, ASM39365v2, whole genome shotgun sequence includes:
- the LOC104219421 gene encoding uncharacterized protein isoform X1 — translation MDQSNNGTCIQFTSAEYPNAEIQPGPPVFTSDPPDHPHHNIKAPKDNCSEAKPVLNFSLQTGEEFVLEFMRDRVNPGKNYAPSTSSDPSFPQGCLELKGILGIGHTGSDGGSDTSMLAMVEKGPKEFEKQKSSLHEDKNYNGSVQSVQQTSSDYCGFRSLVYTSSGACDDSVAKLKAMCSFGGKVLSRPSDGKLRYVGGETRVIRIRKDITWNELWQKAVVIYDLTHIIKYQLPGEDLDALVSVSCDEDLQNMLEECDVLEDGDTSKKLRIFLCSIADLDDAHLRLTNSDADSEFQYVVAINGLETGSRSSSTLHFLGSSANSLAELDGNNMEEDSGRSVTGFVGASNLPSAGFDDSSLIAKSAQPNVPSPPSAYDIDLRFHHGQMENCDDSKQQQFQFGYSSNSQFSATQSATHWFSKGVVDYQNDIEGQGSQTQVKQYGPDMYSKAFVPESVTLEVDSTDISFSDPASPPQSAFCSVHIPRGKIEFFNRLSKSDDSHNSQFLATHSHTDIAQPEIFKESIEKMQNRNMNEQLVSTEKPLSYSPQTAAHDLGAPANLKQVIPNAANMKSAVHVDQVPLANQQTVCADNKYTNYLVKRVEDGGSRPSPLTYADAENHHENAGGIHLEIHQGNKAGSKFTYTNSQEQSQSSVWMGKYNECAFQGEPSVVLPRSEQGDILIDINDRFPSNILSDIFAKAILSNSSSDISPVQQDGAGMSLNMQNEEPKHWSFFQKLAGDEFVRKDISLIDQDHVAFAPGLQKFNEEPPPANECVPSTINLDPQRNSAVDGPKELPHALGDVDSQLQLGFGATQTEVSEDMHDDNMVDKSRALDIDSEDGFKNVVLPLGRTFADIDINSLQIINNEDLEELKELGSGTFGTVYHGKWRGTDVAIKRIKKSCFTGQSSELERLAIEFWREAEILSKLHHPNVVAFYGAVKDGPGGTLATVAEYMADGSLRHVLIRKDRHLDRRKRLIIAMDAAFGMEYLHSKNIVHFDLKCDNLLVNLKDPSRPICKVGDFGLSKIKRNTLVSGGVRGTLPWMAPELLNGSSSKVSEKVDVFSFGIVMWEILTGEEPYANMHYGAIIGGIVNNTLRPTIPSYCDPEWRCLMEQCWAPNPASRPSFTEIASRLRLLSSASQNKTIGHKASN, via the exons ATGGATCAATCAAACAATGGGACTTGTATTCAGTTCACTTCTGCTGAATATCCAAATGCAGAAATTCAACCTGGACCTCCGGTTTTTACATCGGACCCTCCTGATCATCCACATCATAATATAAAGGCTCCAAAAGATAATTGTTCAGAGGCTAAGCCCGTGCTTAATTTCTCTTTACAAACAGGAGAAGAGTTTGTACTTGAGTTCATGCGTGATCGTGTTAATCCCGGGAAAAATTATGCTCCCAGTACTTCTAGTGATCCTAGTTTTCCACAAGGTTGTTTGGAGCTAAAAGGCATCTTAGGCATCGGTCATACTGGATCTGATGGTGGTTCCGACACTTCCATGCTAGCGATGGTTGAAAAAGGTCCAAAAGAGTTTGAGAAACAGAAATCTTCCCTACATGAAGACAAAAATTACAATGGGTCAGTGCAATCAGTGCAACAAACGTCATCAGATTACTGTGGTTTCCGTTCTCTTGTGTATACCTCATCTGGAGCATGTGATGATTCAGTGGCAAAGCTTAAGGCGATGTGTAGCTTTGGTGGTAAGGTATTATCTCGGCCTAGTGATGGGAAGCTCAGGTATGTTGGTGGTGAAACACGGGTTATCCGCATCAGGAAGGACATTACATGGAATGAATTGTGGCAGAAAGCTGTTGTAATATATGATCTAACTCATATAATTAAATATCAACTACCTGGGGAGGATCTTGATGCTTTAGTTTCTGTGTCATGTGACGAGGATTTGCAGAATATGTTGGAGGAATGTGATGTCTTAGAAGATGGAGATACTTCAAAAAAGCTTAGGATTTTCTTGTGTTCTATCGCTGACTTGGATGATGCTCATTTGAGATTAACAAATTCAGATGCGGATTCTGAGTTTCAGTATGTAGTAGCCATCAATGGCTTGGAAACTGGATCAAGAAGTAGCTCAACTTTGCATTTTCTAGGTTCTTCTGCAAATAGCTTAGCTGAGTTGGATGGAAATAACATGGAGGAGGACTCAGGTAGATCTGTTACGGGCTTTGTTGGTGCGAGTAACTTACCTTCAGCTGGTTTTGATGACTCATCGTTGATTGCTAAATCTGCTCAGCCTAATGTACCAAGTCCCCCCAGTGCTTATGACATTGATTTACGCTTTCATCATGGCCAGATGGAAAATTGTGACGACAGTAAGCAGCAACAATTCCAATTTGGTTATAGTTCTAATTCTCAATTCTCAGCTACTCAAAGTGCTACTCATTGGTTCTCCAAGGGTGTAGTGGACTACCAAAATGATATTGAAGGTCAAGGCTCCCAAACACAAGTGAAACAATATGGACCCGATATGTACAGTAAGGCTTTTGTTCCTGAGTCTGTCACTTTAGAGGTTGATTCAACGGATATAAGCTTCTCTGATCCTGCTTCACCACCTCAGAGCGCTTTCTGTTCTGTGCACATCCCAAGAGGGAAGATAGAGTTCTTTAACAGGTTATCAAAGTCGGACGATTCACACAATTCACAGTTTCTTGCAACTCATTCCCATACAGATATTGCACAGCCAGAAATTTTTAAAGAATCCATTGAGAAAATGCAAAATAGAAACATGAATGAGCAGCTTGTTTCTACTGAAAAGCCATTGAGCTATAGCCCTCAAACTGCAGCACATGATCTTGGAGCGCCTGCGAATTTGAAGCAGGTTATTCCAAATGCTGCAAATATGAAAAGCGCCGTGCATGTGGATCAGGTTCCCCTAGCTAATCAACAAACAGTATGTGCCGACAATAAGTATACAAACTATTTAGTCAAGCGGGTGGAGGATGGTGGATCAAGGCCAAGTCCACTGACCTATGCAGATGCTGAAAATCACCACGAAAATGCGGGGGGCATTCATCTTGAAATTCATCAGGGTAACAAGGCTGGCAGCAAGTTCACATATACTAACTCTCAAGAGCAATCTCAATCTTCAGTTTGGATGGGAAAATACAACGAGTGTGCTTTTCAAGGGGAACCATCTGTTGTGTTACCCAGATCTGAGCAAGGAGATATCTTGATTGATATTAATGACCGGTTCCCTAGTAATATCCTATCTGATATATTTGCAAAAGCCATACTTTCTAATAGTTCATCTGATATTTCTCCAGTTCAGCAGGATGGAGCTGGTATGAGTTTAAACATGCAAAATGAGGAACCAAAACACTggtcattttttcaaaaattggcaggtgatgagtttgttaggaaAGATATTTCGCTAATTGATCAAGATCACGTTGCATTTGCACCGGGTCTCCAAAAATTTAATGAAGAGCCTCCTCCAGCTAATGAATGTGTGCCCTCAACAATCAACTTGGATCCACAAAGAAATAGTGCTGTGGATGGTCCCAAAGAGCTGCCTCATGCACTTGGGGATGTTGATAGTCAACTTCAATTAGGGTTTGGCGCAACCCAAACAGAAGTTAGCGAGGACATGCATGATGATAATATGGTGGATAAATCTAGGGCTTTAGACATTGATTCTGAG GATGGGTTTAAAAACGTTGTACTGCCTCTAGGTCGTACGTTTGCGGATATTGACATCAACTCCTTGCAG ATCATTAACAATGAAGACCTCGAGGAACTGAAAGAACTTGGTTCAGGCACATTTGGCACAGTGTATCATGGAAAATGGAGAGGAACGGATGTTGCCATTAAGCGGATAAAGAAGAGTTGCTTCACTGGGCAATCATCAGAACTAGAGAGATTG GCCATAGAGTTCTGGAGAGAAGCTGAGATTTTGTCaaagcttcaccacccaaacgTTGTGGCATTTTATGGTGCAGTGAAAGATGGACCTGGGGGTACATTAGCTACCGTGGCGGAGTACATGGCTGATGGTTCGCTAAGACATGTTCTGATCCGTAAAGATAG ACATCTTGATCGCCGTAAACGACTCATAATAGCAATGGATGCGGCATTTGGAATGGAGTACTTGCACTCTAAGAATATTGTGCATTTTGATCTGAAATGTGACAATTTGCTGGTGAATTTGAAAGATCCATCACGACCAATTTGCAAG GTAGGTGATTTTGGTTTGTCAAAGATAAAGCGAAACACCTTGGTTTCTGGTGGTGTGAGAGGAACACTACCATGGATGGCTCCAGAGTTGCTAAATGGTAGCAGCAGCAAAGTTTCTGAAAAA GTCGATGTGTTTTCTTTTGGTATtgtcatgtgggagattctcacTGGGGAGGAACCTTATGCCAATATGCATTATGGAGCTATTATAG
- the LOC104219421 gene encoding uncharacterized protein isoform X2 → MDQSNNGTCIQFTSAEYPNAEIQPGPPVFTSDPPDHPHHNIKAPKDNCSEAKPVLNFSLQTGEEFVLEFMRDRVNPGKNYAPSTSSDPSFPQGCLELKGILGIGHTGSDGGSDTSMLAMVEKGPKEFEKQKSSLHEDKNYNGSVQSVQQTSSDYCGFRSLVYTSSGACDDSVAKLKAMCSFGGKVLSRPSDGKLRYVGGETRVIRIRKDITWNELWQKAVVIYDLTHIIKYQLPGEDLDALVSVSCDEDLQNMLEECDVLEDGDTSKKLRIFLCSIADLDDAHLRLTNSDADSEFQYVVAINGLETGSRSSSTLHFLGSSANSLAELDGNNMEEDSGRSVTGFVGASNLPSAGFDDSSLIAKSAQPNVPSPPSAYDIDLRFHHGQMENCDDSKQQQFQFGYSSNSQFSATQSATHWFSKGVVDYQNDIEGQGSQTQVKQYGPDMYSKAFVPESVTLEVDSTDISFSDPASPPQSAFCSVHIPRGKIEFFNRLSKSDDSHNSQFLATHSHTDIAQPEIFKESIEKMQNRNMNEQLVSTEKPLSYSPQTAAHDLGAPANLKQVIPNAANMKSAVHVDQVPLANQQTVCADNKYTNYLVKRVEDGGSRPSPLTYADAENHHENAGGIHLEIHQGNKAGSKFTYTNSQEQSQSSVWMGKYNECAFQGEPSVVLPRSEQGDILIDINDRFPSNILSDIFAKAILSNSSSDISPVQQDGAGMSLNMQNEEPKHWSFFQKLAGDEFVRKDISLIDQDHVAFAPGLQKFNEEPPPANECVPSTINLDPQRNSAVDGPKELPHALGDVDSQLQLGFGATQTEVSEDMHDDNMVDKSRALDIDSEIINNEDLEELKELGSGTFGTVYHGKWRGTDVAIKRIKKSCFTGQSSELERLAIEFWREAEILSKLHHPNVVAFYGAVKDGPGGTLATVAEYMADGSLRHVLIRKDRHLDRRKRLIIAMDAAFGMEYLHSKNIVHFDLKCDNLLVNLKDPSRPICKVGDFGLSKIKRNTLVSGGVRGTLPWMAPELLNGSSSKVSEKVDVFSFGIVMWEILTGEEPYANMHYGAIIGGIVNNTLRPTIPSYCDPEWRCLMEQCWAPNPASRPSFTEIASRLRLLSSASQNKTIGHKASN, encoded by the exons ATGGATCAATCAAACAATGGGACTTGTATTCAGTTCACTTCTGCTGAATATCCAAATGCAGAAATTCAACCTGGACCTCCGGTTTTTACATCGGACCCTCCTGATCATCCACATCATAATATAAAGGCTCCAAAAGATAATTGTTCAGAGGCTAAGCCCGTGCTTAATTTCTCTTTACAAACAGGAGAAGAGTTTGTACTTGAGTTCATGCGTGATCGTGTTAATCCCGGGAAAAATTATGCTCCCAGTACTTCTAGTGATCCTAGTTTTCCACAAGGTTGTTTGGAGCTAAAAGGCATCTTAGGCATCGGTCATACTGGATCTGATGGTGGTTCCGACACTTCCATGCTAGCGATGGTTGAAAAAGGTCCAAAAGAGTTTGAGAAACAGAAATCTTCCCTACATGAAGACAAAAATTACAATGGGTCAGTGCAATCAGTGCAACAAACGTCATCAGATTACTGTGGTTTCCGTTCTCTTGTGTATACCTCATCTGGAGCATGTGATGATTCAGTGGCAAAGCTTAAGGCGATGTGTAGCTTTGGTGGTAAGGTATTATCTCGGCCTAGTGATGGGAAGCTCAGGTATGTTGGTGGTGAAACACGGGTTATCCGCATCAGGAAGGACATTACATGGAATGAATTGTGGCAGAAAGCTGTTGTAATATATGATCTAACTCATATAATTAAATATCAACTACCTGGGGAGGATCTTGATGCTTTAGTTTCTGTGTCATGTGACGAGGATTTGCAGAATATGTTGGAGGAATGTGATGTCTTAGAAGATGGAGATACTTCAAAAAAGCTTAGGATTTTCTTGTGTTCTATCGCTGACTTGGATGATGCTCATTTGAGATTAACAAATTCAGATGCGGATTCTGAGTTTCAGTATGTAGTAGCCATCAATGGCTTGGAAACTGGATCAAGAAGTAGCTCAACTTTGCATTTTCTAGGTTCTTCTGCAAATAGCTTAGCTGAGTTGGATGGAAATAACATGGAGGAGGACTCAGGTAGATCTGTTACGGGCTTTGTTGGTGCGAGTAACTTACCTTCAGCTGGTTTTGATGACTCATCGTTGATTGCTAAATCTGCTCAGCCTAATGTACCAAGTCCCCCCAGTGCTTATGACATTGATTTACGCTTTCATCATGGCCAGATGGAAAATTGTGACGACAGTAAGCAGCAACAATTCCAATTTGGTTATAGTTCTAATTCTCAATTCTCAGCTACTCAAAGTGCTACTCATTGGTTCTCCAAGGGTGTAGTGGACTACCAAAATGATATTGAAGGTCAAGGCTCCCAAACACAAGTGAAACAATATGGACCCGATATGTACAGTAAGGCTTTTGTTCCTGAGTCTGTCACTTTAGAGGTTGATTCAACGGATATAAGCTTCTCTGATCCTGCTTCACCACCTCAGAGCGCTTTCTGTTCTGTGCACATCCCAAGAGGGAAGATAGAGTTCTTTAACAGGTTATCAAAGTCGGACGATTCACACAATTCACAGTTTCTTGCAACTCATTCCCATACAGATATTGCACAGCCAGAAATTTTTAAAGAATCCATTGAGAAAATGCAAAATAGAAACATGAATGAGCAGCTTGTTTCTACTGAAAAGCCATTGAGCTATAGCCCTCAAACTGCAGCACATGATCTTGGAGCGCCTGCGAATTTGAAGCAGGTTATTCCAAATGCTGCAAATATGAAAAGCGCCGTGCATGTGGATCAGGTTCCCCTAGCTAATCAACAAACAGTATGTGCCGACAATAAGTATACAAACTATTTAGTCAAGCGGGTGGAGGATGGTGGATCAAGGCCAAGTCCACTGACCTATGCAGATGCTGAAAATCACCACGAAAATGCGGGGGGCATTCATCTTGAAATTCATCAGGGTAACAAGGCTGGCAGCAAGTTCACATATACTAACTCTCAAGAGCAATCTCAATCTTCAGTTTGGATGGGAAAATACAACGAGTGTGCTTTTCAAGGGGAACCATCTGTTGTGTTACCCAGATCTGAGCAAGGAGATATCTTGATTGATATTAATGACCGGTTCCCTAGTAATATCCTATCTGATATATTTGCAAAAGCCATACTTTCTAATAGTTCATCTGATATTTCTCCAGTTCAGCAGGATGGAGCTGGTATGAGTTTAAACATGCAAAATGAGGAACCAAAACACTggtcattttttcaaaaattggcaggtgatgagtttgttaggaaAGATATTTCGCTAATTGATCAAGATCACGTTGCATTTGCACCGGGTCTCCAAAAATTTAATGAAGAGCCTCCTCCAGCTAATGAATGTGTGCCCTCAACAATCAACTTGGATCCACAAAGAAATAGTGCTGTGGATGGTCCCAAAGAGCTGCCTCATGCACTTGGGGATGTTGATAGTCAACTTCAATTAGGGTTTGGCGCAACCCAAACAGAAGTTAGCGAGGACATGCATGATGATAATATGGTGGATAAATCTAGGGCTTTAGACATTGATTCTGAG ATCATTAACAATGAAGACCTCGAGGAACTGAAAGAACTTGGTTCAGGCACATTTGGCACAGTGTATCATGGAAAATGGAGAGGAACGGATGTTGCCATTAAGCGGATAAAGAAGAGTTGCTTCACTGGGCAATCATCAGAACTAGAGAGATTG GCCATAGAGTTCTGGAGAGAAGCTGAGATTTTGTCaaagcttcaccacccaaacgTTGTGGCATTTTATGGTGCAGTGAAAGATGGACCTGGGGGTACATTAGCTACCGTGGCGGAGTACATGGCTGATGGTTCGCTAAGACATGTTCTGATCCGTAAAGATAG ACATCTTGATCGCCGTAAACGACTCATAATAGCAATGGATGCGGCATTTGGAATGGAGTACTTGCACTCTAAGAATATTGTGCATTTTGATCTGAAATGTGACAATTTGCTGGTGAATTTGAAAGATCCATCACGACCAATTTGCAAG GTAGGTGATTTTGGTTTGTCAAAGATAAAGCGAAACACCTTGGTTTCTGGTGGTGTGAGAGGAACACTACCATGGATGGCTCCAGAGTTGCTAAATGGTAGCAGCAGCAAAGTTTCTGAAAAA GTCGATGTGTTTTCTTTTGGTATtgtcatgtgggagattctcacTGGGGAGGAACCTTATGCCAATATGCATTATGGAGCTATTATAG